The following proteins are encoded in a genomic region of Thermococcus henrietii:
- a CDS encoding ArnT family glycosyltransferase: MYIVTGYRVVSHGGVAIDFGEGPIAYESWLASQGHNFYVSYIHTSKLVLVVPYPPLFQWFSSMLIKFGFSPITAGRGLSFTSTLVSSMLVYLLLRKLKVDKLISGVIALSLFSLPPIFMWSLLNRVDMLGLMFTLISLLLFFEEKHFLSFITISLAILTKQSFISLPFVIFVYLLISKKYARVIELVFLVVFPQIVLSLSLPNYFDNVILANMYQHLNFDIFYRGVQIVLYYWILIALSVYATLLILQKQGINKEYTLLTGYFIVSIVWALVSYSKPGSSINYFIEPLVLSLVMIGLLFSFSSSSQTRLLLSILLFGMLVNFALTDNSISEFYSTQISINYAPLYHKLETINGTIFSEDPYLAFKTHKGPVVDIFLLTRLYYAGVWNQSVFLNDIASQKFSEIITLERLNNNTALNPNSRYTKQMVQCILLYYQLNGSIGKYYIYLPKPNAPREGICHGLQGQ; this comes from the coding sequence ATGTACATAGTTACAGGCTATCGAGTTGTTTCTCATGGAGGTGTTGCAATAGATTTCGGTGAAGGTCCAATTGCATATGAAAGTTGGCTGGCTTCCCAAGGTCACAATTTTTATGTATCATATATTCATACTTCAAAATTAGTCCTGGTTGTTCCCTATCCTCCCCTATTCCAATGGTTTTCCTCTATGCTTATTAAATTTGGTTTTTCTCCTATTACTGCTGGACGCGGGTTATCATTTACTTCGACCTTAGTAAGTAGTATGTTGGTGTATCTACTTCTCAGGAAACTTAAAGTTGACAAATTAATCTCTGGAGTAATAGCACTCTCCCTATTCTCATTACCTCCCATATTTATGTGGTCACTGCTCAATAGGGTCGATATGCTTGGTCTCATGTTTACATTAATCTCCCTTCTGCTGTTTTTTGAGGAAAAACATTTCCTATCTTTTATAACCATAAGTCTTGCTATCTTGACAAAACAATCTTTTATCTCATTGCCTTTTGTTATTTTTGTATATTTACTCATTTCTAAAAAATATGCTCGGGTTATTGAACTTGTTTTTCTTGTAGTCTTCCCCCAGATTGTCTTGTCTTTATCTCTTCCAAATTACTTTGACAATGTAATCTTAGCTAACATGTATCAACATTTGAATTTTGATATCTTTTATAGGGGGGTTCAGATCGTATTATACTACTGGATATTAATTGCACTAAGTGTTTATGCTACACTATTAATACTACAGAAACAAGGGATCAATAAAGAATACACGCTTTTAACTGGGTATTTTATAGTTTCTATTGTGTGGGCACTTGTGTCATATAGTAAGCCTGGAAGCTCAATCAATTACTTTATAGAGCCTCTCGTGTTAAGCTTAGTTATGATAGGATTACTTTTCTCTTTCTCATCCAGCTCTCAAACACGGCTCTTACTTAGTATCCTGTTGTTTGGCATGTTAGTAAACTTTGCATTAACTGATAACTCTATATCTGAGTTTTATTCTACACAAATTAGCATAAATTATGCTCCCCTATACCATAAACTAGAGACGATCAATGGGACTATATTCTCTGAGGATCCATATCTTGCATTTAAAACGCATAAGGGTCCTGTTGTTGACATATTTTTATTAACCCGCCTTTATTATGCGGGAGTTTGGAACCAAAGTGTGTTCCTAAATGATATTGCATCTCAAAAGTTTTCCGAGATAATAACATTAGAGCGGTTGAACAATAATACTGCATTAAACCCCAATTCTAGGTATACAAAACAAATGGTTCAATGTATCTTACTTTACTACCAGTTAAATGGTTCTATAGGAAAATATTATATATATCTCCCAAAGCCTAATGCCCCTAGAGAGGGGATTTGCCATGGACTCCAAGGGCAGTAA